One Leptolyngbya sp. NIES-2104 genomic window carries:
- a CDS encoding efflux RND transporter permease subunit, which yields MLNAIVKWAIAQRWLVVIGAIVIMFWIGRTVTQMPLDVLPSFAPPQIEIQTEAPGLAPEEVESLISLPLESAINGTPGVTTVRSSSAAGISVVRVVFSWGTDIYQARQLVTERLQLAQSKLPQGAEAPQISPPTSPIGTVVKYAFTTDGQTSLMDLRRAIDWQVTNRLMSVPGVSQVLAFGGDERQFQVLVDPQKLKAFNVSLNQVSEAVQNSNVNASGGYLITPDQETLVRGIGRIENLDDLKQSVIASRQGTPVRLMDVAEVQIGAGIKRGDGSINGQPAIILMVNKQPMADTPSVARAIEAAIKSLEPGLPKGTKVTRTFRQEEYIQTSVDNVRSALVEGGIIVAIILIPFLMNWRILAVCISALTLSLLLGLLALGLLGQSLNTMTLGGLAVAIGSAVDDAIVYAENAFRCLRENRQSPNPRPALEVVYQGCADLTDSVFGATLITVVVFAPIFALTGVEGSIFSPMGIGYLVTVLASSVTAVTITPALCALLLPGGRLPDHETWTARFFKRLYEPLLIFSMRRSNLIIATALGVTVASFAIIPALGRIFLPEFQEQTMVNTLMLYPGSSLEATNKAAFVVEESLKNDPRYSYVQLRSGRALGDGDAAGVNLAHLDVGLSEEGMKNRAASMEKMREEFSKVPGAAPNVGGFISHRMDEVLSGVRSAIAVKIFGADLDQLRTIGQQIEAQMKTVDSLVDLQLEPQVPIPQVQIKFDRAAASRYGLSVGALSETIETALNGRVVSQVLENQQTFDLVVWLKPEARNSLETIENLLVDTANGQKIPLAQVARVVKGTGPNTINRENVSRLIVVSANVKGRDLRSVVNDIQAKVQQNVQLPAGYFVQYGGQFEAEERASQNILLFSAIAFVVITVLMYFSVKSIPSTLMIMVNLPIGLVGGVIAVALSGGILSVASLVGFVTLFGVATRNGLLLVDNYNAKFAEGMPFKEVIIKGSQERLNAILMTAFTSALGLFPLIAEGGPGKEILQPLSIVVLGGLFTSTALTLLMLPALYAKFGKVLFPKSSKEESRDHAALEETHHPA from the coding sequence ATGTTAAATGCCATTGTCAAGTGGGCGATCGCACAGCGCTGGCTCGTTGTAATCGGTGCGATCGTCATTATGTTCTGGATCGGGCGTACTGTGACTCAGATGCCGCTCGATGTACTGCCGTCATTCGCTCCGCCGCAAATCGAAATTCAAACCGAAGCACCGGGACTCGCCCCGGAAGAAGTCGAATCGCTGATTAGTTTGCCGCTCGAAAGTGCGATTAATGGAACGCCCGGAGTCACAACAGTACGATCGTCCTCTGCGGCTGGAATTTCTGTGGTTCGTGTCGTGTTTAGCTGGGGCACTGACATCTATCAGGCGCGGCAGTTAGTAACAGAACGATTACAGCTTGCCCAAAGTAAGTTACCTCAAGGAGCCGAAGCCCCACAGATTTCGCCGCCCACTTCCCCGATCGGAACGGTGGTGAAGTATGCTTTCACCACAGATGGACAGACCTCCTTAATGGATTTGCGTCGGGCGATCGATTGGCAAGTGACCAATCGATTAATGTCGGTTCCGGGCGTGAGTCAGGTGCTGGCATTCGGTGGGGATGAGCGACAGTTTCAAGTGCTGGTTGATCCTCAGAAGCTCAAAGCGTTCAATGTGTCGCTGAATCAAGTTTCAGAAGCAGTTCAAAACTCGAATGTGAATGCTTCAGGTGGATATCTGATCACACCGGATCAAGAAACGTTAGTTCGAGGCATTGGGCGAATCGAAAATCTAGACGACTTAAAACAGTCTGTGATTGCTTCTCGTCAAGGAACTCCAGTGCGATTGATGGATGTTGCAGAGGTACAGATTGGAGCAGGAATTAAGCGCGGGGACGGCAGTATTAATGGTCAGCCTGCGATTATTTTGATGGTGAACAAGCAACCCATGGCAGATACTCCCAGTGTCGCCCGTGCGATCGAAGCTGCGATCAAAAGTTTAGAGCCAGGGTTGCCGAAAGGAACGAAAGTGACGCGCACGTTTCGCCAAGAAGAGTACATTCAAACTTCGGTGGATAATGTGCGATCGGCATTAGTCGAAGGCGGCATCATTGTTGCGATTATTCTGATTCCGTTCTTGATGAATTGGCGAATTCTCGCAGTCTGTATTTCTGCTTTAACCTTGTCATTATTGTTAGGGTTACTTGCTTTAGGGCTTCTGGGTCAGAGCTTGAATACCATGACTTTAGGAGGATTAGCCGTTGCGATCGGGTCTGCGGTGGATGATGCGATCGTCTATGCCGAAAATGCCTTCCGTTGTCTACGCGAAAATCGTCAATCTCCAAACCCTCGTCCTGCACTAGAAGTCGTTTATCAAGGCTGTGCGGATTTAACCGATTCTGTCTTTGGAGCCACTTTAATTACGGTCGTCGTATTTGCTCCGATCTTTGCGCTAACTGGCGTTGAGGGCAGCATTTTCTCACCGATGGGGATTGGTTATCTCGTGACGGTTCTCGCATCAAGTGTGACGGCGGTGACAATCACTCCAGCATTGTGTGCGTTATTACTCCCTGGAGGTCGTTTACCGGATCACGAAACCTGGACAGCGCGATTTTTCAAGCGGTTGTATGAGCCGCTGTTAATTTTCTCGATGCGACGCTCGAACTTGATTATTGCAACCGCGCTCGGAGTCACCGTTGCCTCATTTGCAATCATTCCTGCATTAGGTCGGATCTTTCTTCCAGAATTCCAAGAGCAAACAATGGTGAACACGTTAATGCTCTATCCAGGTTCTTCTTTAGAGGCAACGAACAAAGCTGCGTTTGTCGTGGAAGAATCGTTGAAAAACGATCCACGCTATAGCTATGTTCAACTGCGTTCTGGTCGGGCATTAGGCGACGGTGACGCGGCAGGTGTAAACCTGGCTCACTTAGATGTCGGGTTGAGCGAAGAAGGCATGAAAAATCGGGCTGCTAGTATGGAAAAAATGCGCGAGGAATTTAGCAAAGTTCCGGGTGCTGCTCCCAACGTTGGCGGATTTATTTCACATCGAATGGATGAAGTATTGTCAGGTGTACGAAGCGCGATCGCAGTCAAAATCTTTGGCGCAGATCTCGATCAGCTTCGCACGATCGGACAACAAATCGAAGCCCAGATGAAAACCGTTGATAGCTTAGTCGATTTGCAGCTTGAACCTCAAGTGCCGATTCCACAAGTTCAAATCAAGTTCGATCGAGCCGCAGCAAGTCGATATGGCTTATCAGTTGGGGCATTGTCTGAAACAATCGAAACGGCTCTGAATGGGCGCGTTGTCTCTCAGGTTTTAGAGAACCAGCAAACGTTTGATTTAGTCGTTTGGCTGAAGCCAGAAGCACGGAATAGCTTAGAAACGATCGAGAATTTGTTAGTGGATACGGCAAATGGTCAGAAGATCCCACTCGCACAAGTTGCCCGCGTTGTGAAAGGAACCGGACCGAATACAATCAACCGTGAGAATGTGTCGCGCTTGATTGTTGTCTCTGCCAATGTCAAAGGGCGAGATTTGCGATCAGTGGTCAACGACATTCAAGCAAAAGTGCAACAGAATGTACAATTGCCTGCGGGATACTTTGTGCAGTACGGTGGACAGTTTGAAGCGGAAGAACGTGCAAGTCAGAACATTCTGCTTTTCAGCGCGATCGCATTCGTCGTGATCACTGTTTTGATGTACTTCTCAGTAAAATCGATTCCTTCCACGCTGATGATTATGGTGAACTTACCAATCGGCTTGGTTGGAGGTGTGATTGCGGTCGCATTGTCTGGAGGAATTTTATCAGTTGCTTCACTGGTCGGATTCGTGACGCTGTTTGGGGTTGCAACTCGCAATGGATTGCTACTGGTCGATAACTACAATGCCAAATTTGCAGAAGGAATGCCGTTCAAAGAAGTGATCATTAAAGGTTCTCAAGAACGGCTAAATGCAATTCTAATGACTGCCTTTACTTCAGCACTAGGGCTATTTCCACTGATTGCTGAAGGCGGACCGGGCAAAGAGATCTTGCAGCCCTTGTCGATCGTGGTTCTGGGTGGATTGTTTACTTCAACCGCGCTGACCTTACTGATGTTGCCTGCTCTGTACGCCAAGTTCGGTAAGGTGTTGTTTCCAAAATCGTCGAAAGAGGAGAGTCGAGATCATGCAGCCTTGGAAGAAACTCACCATCCTGCTTAG
- a CDS encoding efflux RND transporter periplasmic adaptor subunit, whose protein sequence is MKSIRRPKFVLSSLLFSLLLATTPTLVLAGAGHDHGAGSFKEDAPQMGGSVKVDGETAKRMGLKVEAVTRQQLPFGVQTTGQIETLPNKRVQVTNPTGGTVIQMFAQPGDKVQAGQAIALISSPDLATLRTEAQDRRTSAVGSVQQAEADLRLAQSNLARQRTIAEKEIQQAKSSLDFARESYSKDQDLAKQGALPQRNARESQTKLTQAQTEYSRAESRLEVSEAQAQLERAQAALETARSQVELSGQTYETRLRQLGANANPDGTITVTAPISGTVASRETTPGESAQDAGKVLMTIVDSQAVMASANVYEKDLEKISEGQQVRVTVASLPNKSFNGRIKTIGSTVEGETRVVPVRAELDNSSGMLKPGMFAQIEVLTDKTPVAVLAVPRSAIVEVNKKNTVYVQNGNDFKAVDVELGRTSGDWVEITKGLFDGDMVVTQRANQLQAQSLRGGGEAEGGHSDETAPDTTKGAALPIPGWAMAAGGGVIMLGTFLGGMYVSRRRMQATIAQMQLANTHGWEHPQVIDGEGGHPVIPLRKVAHDSNNKNQREEA, encoded by the coding sequence CAACGACTCCTACACTGGTTTTAGCAGGTGCAGGGCACGATCACGGCGCAGGCAGTTTCAAAGAAGACGCACCTCAAATGGGGGGATCTGTAAAGGTTGATGGCGAAACAGCGAAGCGGATGGGGTTGAAAGTTGAAGCGGTGACGCGGCAGCAATTACCGTTCGGAGTGCAAACGACCGGGCAAATTGAGACATTGCCGAACAAACGAGTTCAAGTGACGAATCCGACCGGGGGAACGGTGATTCAGATGTTTGCTCAACCCGGAGACAAGGTACAAGCGGGACAAGCGATCGCACTGATTTCGAGTCCTGATTTAGCAACGTTGCGAACCGAAGCCCAAGACCGCAGGACTTCAGCCGTGGGTAGTGTGCAGCAAGCGGAAGCCGATTTGAGACTGGCACAAAGCAACCTTGCTAGACAACGCACAATCGCAGAAAAAGAAATTCAACAAGCAAAGTCCTCGTTAGATTTTGCGCGAGAAAGCTACTCCAAAGATCAAGATCTTGCTAAACAAGGTGCATTGCCGCAACGAAATGCGAGAGAGTCTCAAACCAAATTGACTCAAGCCCAAACAGAGTATTCGAGAGCCGAGAGCCGATTGGAAGTTTCAGAAGCACAGGCACAGTTAGAACGCGCTCAAGCAGCTTTGGAAACTGCGCGATCGCAAGTTGAATTGAGTGGTCAAACTTATGAGACTCGTCTACGGCAACTGGGCGCAAATGCAAATCCCGATGGCACGATTACGGTGACGGCTCCGATTTCGGGAACGGTTGCCAGTCGCGAAACGACACCCGGAGAATCTGCTCAAGATGCGGGGAAAGTCTTGATGACGATCGTAGACAGTCAAGCCGTGATGGCGAGTGCCAATGTCTACGAGAAGGACTTAGAGAAGATCTCTGAAGGGCAGCAAGTCCGAGTCACGGTAGCAAGCTTACCGAACAAATCATTTAATGGACGGATCAAAACCATTGGTTCGACGGTTGAAGGTGAAACTCGCGTCGTTCCAGTTCGAGCAGAACTTGATAACTCCAGTGGAATGCTGAAACCTGGAATGTTTGCTCAGATCGAAGTCCTAACCGACAAAACTCCGGTTGCGGTGTTAGCAGTGCCACGTTCAGCGATCGTTGAAGTGAACAAGAAGAACACGGTTTATGTCCAAAACGGCAATGACTTCAAAGCCGTTGATGTTGAACTAGGACGGACTTCTGGCGATTGGGTCGAAATTACCAAAGGATTGTTCGATGGTGATATGGTTGTGACTCAGCGAGCAAATCAGCTTCAAGCTCAGTCTTTACGCGGTGGCGGTGAAGCAGAAGGCGGACATAGCGACGAGACAGCCCCTGACACGACAAAAGGTGCTGCACTCCCAATTCCGGGTTGGGCAATGGCAGCAGGCGGCGGAGTGATTATGCTTGGAACCTTCTTGGGCGGAATGTATGTCTCAAGACGACGAATGCAGGCGACGATCGCTCAAATGCAACTTGCCAATACTCACGGCTGGGAGCATCCACAAGTCATCGATGGAGAGGGTGGACATCCCGTGATTCCATTGAGAAAAGTTGCCCACGATTCCAACAACAAGAACCAGCGCGAAGAAGCTTAA